One Pieris napi chromosome 22, ilPieNapi1.2, whole genome shotgun sequence genomic region harbors:
- the LOC125060983 gene encoding glyoxylate reductase/hydroxypyruvate reductase, producing the protein MFYKRLAVFPHTLVYNSIAINILRKMSNSDKFKVFISRSDMPESGVDILKKQCELKVWDGPLPIPKADFIKSVQGVNGIYCCITDKIDKELLDAAGPELKVAATISVGYDHIDVGECKKRGIKIGYTPGVLTDATAELTVALLLCTSRRLPEAMHEARTGGWVSWAPTWMTGPGLADATVGIVGFGRIGQAVAKRVKSFNTSQLLYFNRSEKPEAKEIGAIKVSFDELLTKSDFVICCAALVPETKEMFNRNAFKKMKNSAVFINTSRGGIVDQNALIEALQDGTIRAAGLDVTSPEPLPLDSPLFKLKNCVILPHIGSAAIQTRSNMSEMTANNILAGLNGTKMPAQLE; encoded by the exons ATGTTCTATAAAAGACTCGCAGTTTTTCCTCATACTTTAGTATACAACAGTATTGCGatcaatattttaagaaaaatgagtaattcagacaaatttaaagtttttatatccCGCTCTGATATGCCTGAAAGTGGTgtggatattttaaaaaaaca ATGTGAACTAAAAGTATGGGATGGTCCTCTGCCTATTCCTAAGGCAGATTTTATTAAGTCAGTCCAGGGAGTGAATGGAATATATTGTTGTATAACTGACAAAATTGATAAGGAATTGCTTGATGCTGCTGGGCCAGAGTTAAAAGTTGCAGCAACCATCTCTGTTGGCTATGATCACATTGATGTAGGAGAATGTAAAAAGAGAGGCATTAAAATTGGATACACTCCTGGTGTCTTGACAGATGCCACTGCTGAGCTAACG GTAGCACTTCTATTATGTACCTCAAGGCGACTTCCTGAGGCTATGCATGAGGCCAGAACTGGAGGTTGGGTTTCCTGGGCTCCAACATGGATGACCGGACCTGGTTTAGCTGATGCCACTGTGGGAATTGTTGGCTTTGGTAGAATTGGTCAGGCAGTTGCAAAACGTGTTAAATCTTTCAACACATCACAACTTCTCTACTTTAATAGAAGTGAAAAACCAGAGGCAAAAGAAATTGGCGCTATTAAAGTAAGCTTTGATGAATTACTTACTAAAAGTGACTTTGTGATATGCTGTGCAGCATTAGTACCAGAAACCAAAGAGATGTTTAATAGAAATGCATTTAAGAAGATGAAAAACTCTgctgtatttataaatacaagtCGTGGAGGAATTGTTGATCAAAATGCACTAATAGAAGCATTGCAGGATGGCACTATTAGAGCTGCTGGTTTAGATGTTACTTCACCAGAGCCTTTGCCTTTAGATAGTCCActgttcaaattaaaaaattgcgtTATACTACCCCATATAGGCAGTGCGGCAATACAAACTAGATCAAACATGAGTGAGATGACAGCCAACAATATTCTAGCTGGCCTGAATGGTACCAAAATGCCTGCACAATTGGagtaa
- the LOC125060985 gene encoding thioredoxin domain-containing protein 15, producing MMPKINMCTKTILFLLIALAGISLSVQYDMDEEVAIDVPREEDMEMETVDDSESLLSNVVSDVNRTLSNLYFHVTSSNATVENKTQALNETKKLVKCKEIMYESEDIEPLVEIVNGGNLAKLLQVKPDISGRDVDADCVLVLFYARACPFSAHAAPHFNALARSYPNIKMVALDALRHHGINAQYGIVGVPTLKMFHNGRPVGKFNGTEYNIHLFSKFVNAITGQNPTGLLVMSKDFQGPVSSTAEKETDFFLILSWLFIVVCSIYYFMESKWWTMIVEMVQNNWRESVAQHEHND from the exons ATGATGCCTAAAATCAACATGTGTACAAAAacaatcttatttttattgattgcgCTTGCCG GCATATCATTATCTGTGCAGTATGATATGGACGAAGAAGTTGCCATCGATGTGCCGCGAGAAGAGGACATGGAAATGGAAACTGTTGACGATTCAGAATCATTACTCTCCAATGTTGTGTCCGATGTTAATCGAACTTTGTCCAATCTGTACTTCCATGTAACCTCTAGTAATGCAACTGTGGAGAATAAAACCCAAGCTCtaaatgaaactaaaaaaCTTGTTAAGTGCAAAGAAATTATGTATGAAAGTGAAGATATTGAACCATTAGTTGAAATTGTCAATGGCGGTAACTTGGCTAAATTATTGCAAGTGAAACCAGACATATCGGGGCGGGATGTAGATGCTGATTGTGTATTAGTTTTGTTCTATGCTAGAGCATGTCCTTTTAGTGCACATGCAGCCCCACATTTCAATGCCTTAGCTAGATCTTacccaaatattaaaatggttGCATTAGATGCATTAAGGCATCATGGGATTAATGCACAGTATGGTATTGTTGGTGTCCCGACATTGAAGATGTTTCACAATGGTCGACCAGTTGGCAAGTTTAATGGAACTGAGTATAATATCCATTTATTCAGTAAATTTGTCAATGCTATAACAGGGCAGAATCCTACAGGCCTATTGGTGATGTCTAAGGACTTCCAAGGACCAGTTTCAAGTACAGCCGAAAAGGAAACAGATTTCTTCCTCATATTGTCATGGTTGTTTATTGTTGTGTGCTCAATATATTACTTTATGGAATCAAAGTGGTGGACAATGATTGTGGAGATGGTGCAAAATAATTGGAGAGAGTCAGTCGCTCAACATGAACATAATGACTGA